In Duganella zoogloeoides, a single genomic region encodes these proteins:
- a CDS encoding ExeA family protein produces MYTQYFNLKQSPFSIAPDPRYLFMSERHREALAHLLYGIGSGGGFVLLTGEIGAGKTTVCRCFMEQIPENCKLGYIFNPKLTVEELLLTICDEFGIDLPPQGAGAVSVKGYVDAINAYLLASHAQAKNNVLIIDEAQNLSAEVLEQLRLLTNLETSERKLLQIILIGQPELRTMLARPELEQLAQRVIARYHLGSLSEAETSAYIEHRLAVAGAAAIAPFPRRLMGLVHSLTKGVPRRINLLCDRALLGAYVENQPQVSRIILRRAAAEVFAGADSAGSGGQGGAFASGARWPLVAAGVAGGVVLSVLLLQFAERQKTSVPAEVAAVAAPSKPAAGRGKASDNGQETGAGAARAATTGGGATSAPASASLSAAGSATATSPAESGVATDKAAALRQLAGLWGLTLTDSDPCSAAARLNLRCLQTRGGIDELRQLDRPAVLTLRDNPVIPGYVLLTSLDAKNATITAPGGQPERVTVAALAARLDGEFTTYWRAPVNWRDQVVAGDRGPDVDWLAQRLAQLYELAAPRENQPLDTALVQRLRQFQAAQQLKADGVAGPKTFIRLYQLGRVQEPRLLAQSAAGAGK; encoded by the coding sequence ATGTACACGCAATACTTCAACCTGAAACAATCGCCGTTCTCCATCGCGCCCGACCCGCGCTACCTGTTCATGAGCGAACGCCATCGCGAAGCGCTGGCGCATCTGCTGTATGGCATCGGTAGCGGCGGCGGTTTCGTGCTGCTTACCGGGGAAATCGGCGCCGGCAAGACCACGGTCTGCCGCTGTTTCATGGAGCAGATTCCCGAGAATTGCAAGCTGGGCTATATCTTCAACCCCAAGCTCACGGTCGAGGAACTGCTACTGACCATCTGCGACGAGTTCGGCATCGATTTGCCGCCGCAGGGTGCTGGTGCGGTCAGCGTCAAGGGCTATGTCGATGCCATCAACGCCTATTTGCTGGCCAGCCACGCGCAGGCCAAGAACAATGTGCTGATCATCGACGAGGCGCAAAACCTGTCAGCCGAGGTGCTCGAGCAACTGCGCCTGCTGACCAACCTGGAAACCAGCGAACGCAAGCTGCTGCAAATCATCCTGATCGGCCAGCCCGAGCTGCGCACCATGCTGGCCCGGCCCGAGCTGGAGCAACTGGCGCAACGCGTGATCGCGCGTTACCACCTGGGTTCGCTATCGGAGGCGGAGACCTCTGCCTATATCGAGCACCGCCTGGCAGTGGCCGGCGCGGCGGCCATTGCGCCGTTTCCGCGCCGCTTGATGGGCCTGGTGCATAGCCTGACCAAGGGCGTGCCGCGCCGCATCAACTTGCTGTGCGACCGCGCGTTGCTCGGTGCCTACGTGGAAAACCAGCCGCAAGTGTCGCGCATCATCTTGCGGCGCGCGGCGGCAGAAGTGTTCGCGGGTGCCGACAGTGCCGGGTCGGGCGGGCAGGGTGGCGCGTTCGCGTCCGGTGCGCGCTGGCCGCTGGTGGCTGCCGGCGTGGCCGGTGGTGTCGTGCTCAGCGTGTTGTTATTGCAGTTTGCCGAGCGGCAGAAAACCAGCGTGCCGGCCGAGGTGGCGGCCGTGGCGGCGCCGAGCAAGCCAGCAGCCGGTCGCGGCAAGGCCAGCGATAATGGGCAGGAAACCGGGGCGGGCGCCGCGCGGGCGGCGACAACCGGTGGCGGCGCCACGAGCGCGCCGGCGTCGGCATCCTTGTCTGCGGCTGGGTCCGCGACGGCGACTTCTCCTGCCGAGTCCGGTGTAGCGACCGACAAGGCTGCCGCCTTACGTCAACTGGCCGGCCTGTGGGGACTCACGCTGACCGACAGCGATCCGTGCAGCGCCGCAGCGCGCCTGAACCTGCGCTGCCTGCAAACCCGCGGCGGCATCGATGAATTGCGCCAGCTTGACCGGCCTGCCGTGCTGACCCTGCGCGACAACCCGGTGATTCCCGGCTACGTGCTGCTGACTTCGCTCGATGCGAAGAACGCCACCATCACTGCGCCCGGCGGCCAGCCCGAGCGCGTGACCGTGGCCGCGCTGGCCGCCCGGCTCGACGGCGAGTTCACGACCTACTGGCGCGCGCCTGTCAACTGGCGCGACCAGGTGGTGGCGGGCGATCGCGGCCCCGACGTCGATTGGCTGGCCCAGCGCCTGGCGCAACTGTACGAACTGGCCGCGCCCAGGGAAAACCAGCCGCTCGACACTGCGCTGGTCCAGCGCCTGCGCCAGTTCCAGGCCGCGCAGCAGCTCAAGGCGGACGGCGTGGCCGGTCCGAAAACATTTATCCGGCTGTACCAACTGGGCCGCGTGCAAGAGCCGCGCCTGCTGGCGCAGTCTGCGGCCGGAGCGGGGAAATAA
- the mobB gene encoding molybdopterin-guanine dinucleotide biosynthesis protein B — MHQASSAQLRQVLGVIGTSGSGKTTLLEFLIAQLADRGLKVNVIKHSHHDLELEPPRKDSARLRMAGAAEVMVASPFRYAIVHELRGAPEPTLEEQLARLSPADLTLLEGFKKYPIDKLEVYRREQGREPLYPHDAHVVAVASDLPRPQELPDSTVWLDLNAPQDVLDWLLALVEKKRV, encoded by the coding sequence ATGCATCAAGCAAGTTCCGCACAGCTGCGCCAGGTGCTGGGCGTGATCGGCACGTCGGGCAGCGGCAAGACCACGCTGCTGGAATTCCTGATCGCGCAACTGGCGGACCGTGGTCTCAAGGTCAATGTGATCAAGCACAGCCACCACGACCTGGAGCTGGAACCACCGCGCAAGGACAGTGCGCGCCTGCGCATGGCGGGCGCGGCCGAGGTGATGGTGGCGTCGCCGTTCCGCTACGCCATCGTCCACGAGTTGCGCGGCGCCCCCGAGCCGACGCTGGAGGAGCAACTGGCGCGCCTGTCACCGGCCGACCTGACCTTGCTCGAAGGCTTTAAAAAATATCCGATCGACAAGCTGGAAGTGTACCGCCGCGAACAGGGACGCGAACCGCTCTATCCGCACGATGCGCACGTGGTGGCGGTGGCGTCCGATTTGCCGCGTCCGCAGGAATTGCCGGACAGTACAGTCTGGCTGGACTTGAACGCGCCGCAGGACGTGCTGGACTGGCTGCTGGCGCTGGTGGAAAAAAAGCGCGTTTAA
- the nagA gene encoding N-acetylglucosamine-6-phosphate deacetylase, whose protein sequence is MRAAITGNILTPQGWVYGDIGFDTHIAVVKGGAVDPASNTDDYILPGFIDLHVHGGGGKDVMEAGDAVRTIAALHAGHGTTSLLATTMTAPPDDIEQALGAIGRAAARRGAGEARVLGAHLEGPYINPGKLGAQPDYARAATLDDVRALAALAPLKLITVAPEIPGHLDLVKALANAGMRVQLGHTAGSYEDGKAALEHGAHGFTHLFNAMTGLHHREPGMVGAALAHAQYAELIPDLLHVHPGAIRTALRCIPKLYCVTDSTAATGMPDGEYMLGRQVVMKCLGGVRLPDGTLAGSALTMDQALRNLVKIGLDLADASARVSTYAADYLDLPDRGRLATGAWADLVVLDRDLQLKAVYIEGERL, encoded by the coding sequence ATGCGTGCTGCAATCACAGGCAATATCCTCACTCCCCAGGGCTGGGTCTACGGGGACATCGGTTTCGATACGCATATCGCCGTCGTCAAAGGCGGCGCGGTCGATCCGGCGTCGAACACCGACGACTATATCCTGCCCGGTTTCATCGACCTGCACGTGCACGGCGGCGGCGGCAAGGACGTGATGGAAGCCGGCGACGCCGTGCGCACCATCGCCGCCCTGCACGCCGGCCACGGCACCACCAGCCTGCTGGCCACCACCATGACCGCCCCGCCCGACGACATCGAGCAGGCGCTGGGCGCCATCGGCCGTGCCGCTGCCCGGCGCGGCGCCGGCGAGGCGCGGGTACTGGGCGCCCACCTGGAAGGGCCGTACATCAACCCCGGCAAGCTCGGTGCGCAGCCCGACTACGCGCGCGCGGCCACGCTGGACGATGTACGCGCACTGGCAGCGCTGGCGCCGTTGAAACTGATCACGGTAGCGCCCGAAATCCCCGGCCACCTGGACCTGGTCAAAGCGCTGGCGAACGCCGGCATGCGGGTACAGCTCGGCCACACCGCAGGATCGTACGAAGACGGCAAGGCGGCGCTGGAACACGGCGCCCACGGCTTCACCCACCTGTTCAACGCCATGACCGGCCTGCACCACCGTGAGCCCGGCATGGTGGGGGCGGCGCTGGCCCACGCGCAGTACGCGGAACTGATCCCCGATCTGCTGCACGTGCACCCGGGCGCGATCCGCACCGCACTGCGCTGCATCCCGAAGCTCTATTGCGTGACCGATTCCACCGCCGCCACCGGCATGCCCGACGGCGAATACATGCTGGGCCGGCAGGTGGTCATGAAATGCCTGGGCGGCGTGCGCCTGCCCGACGGCACGCTGGCCGGCAGCGCGCTCACCATGGACCAGGCGCTGCGCAACCTGGTCAAGATCGGGCTCGACCTGGCGGACGCCTCGGCGCGCGTGTCCACCTACGCCGCCGACTACCTCGACCTGCCCGACCGGGGCCGCCTGGCCACCGGCGCCTGGGCCGACCTGGTGGTGCTGGACCGCGACCTGCAACTCAAAGCCGTGTACATAGAAGGCGAACGACTGTGA
- a CDS encoding tetratricopeptide repeat protein, which yields MSHIRLARISLILAAIGLNAAPAMLGMNMVHAQDKEKAAAPAQADTVRPEIFKLIETKQIKELLDAKNYAEVKTRIDTAAAAPNLTPYESFVLNQLRAQLGQTSGDQQMTVQGLEGMIDSGRLTPEQKLKFIDAVGSIYYSNIKDYDKAIVWFNRYGAESGDTAKQRQFIIRSYFLKDDFASAKTEVQKDIAAAKQAGTAPSKDTLNLLGNIGIKTKDTPLYLTAVEELVRYYPSEDYWFDLLNRTRGKKTYAQRLDLDMARLKAVAAPSKMETEDYLEQAELASLGGFFTEAKIAIDKAYPNGTIPAGKDKAAITKIRDTATRGAADDAKNIDAGIASAQKSKEGVGLVNLGYNYITLGQFDKGIDLMKQGIAKGVSKNPDDAKLRLGYALAMAGKKDESIKLLETIQGDDGRADLARFWIMYQNKPAAAPAAK from the coding sequence ATGTCCCACATTCGTCTTGCTCGTATCAGCCTGATCCTGGCCGCCATCGGCCTCAACGCCGCTCCCGCCATGCTGGGCATGAACATGGTCCACGCCCAGGACAAGGAAAAGGCCGCTGCACCAGCGCAGGCCGACACCGTCCGTCCCGAGATCTTCAAACTGATCGAAACCAAGCAGATCAAGGAATTGCTGGACGCCAAGAACTACGCCGAAGTCAAAACCCGCATCGATACCGCGGCGGCAGCGCCCAACCTGACACCGTACGAATCGTTCGTGCTCAACCAGTTGCGCGCGCAGCTGGGCCAGACCAGCGGCGACCAGCAAATGACCGTGCAAGGTCTCGAAGGCATGATCGACTCCGGTCGCCTGACGCCGGAGCAAAAGCTCAAATTCATCGATGCCGTGGGCAGCATTTACTACAGCAATATCAAGGACTACGACAAGGCCATCGTCTGGTTCAACCGCTATGGCGCCGAGTCGGGCGACACTGCCAAGCAGCGCCAGTTCATCATCCGCTCGTACTTCCTCAAGGACGATTTCGCCAGCGCCAAGACCGAAGTGCAGAAGGACATCGCTGCCGCCAAGCAGGCCGGTACCGCGCCGTCGAAAGACACGCTGAACCTGCTCGGCAACATCGGCATCAAGACCAAGGACACGCCGCTGTACCTGACCGCCGTGGAAGAGCTGGTGCGCTACTACCCGAGCGAAGACTACTGGTTCGACCTGCTGAACCGCACGCGCGGCAAGAAGACCTACGCCCAGCGCCTGGACCTGGACATGGCCCGCCTGAAAGCGGTAGCCGCCCCGTCGAAAATGGAAACCGAAGACTACCTGGAGCAAGCCGAGCTGGCCTCGCTGGGCGGCTTTTTCACCGAAGCGAAAATCGCCATCGACAAGGCCTACCCGAACGGCACCATCCCGGCCGGCAAGGACAAGGCAGCGATCACCAAGATCCGCGACACCGCCACCCGTGGCGCCGCCGACGATGCCAAGAACATCGATGCAGGCATCGCTTCCGCTCAAAAATCGAAAGAAGGCGTCGGCCTGGTCAACCTCGGCTACAACTACATCACCCTGGGCCAGTTCGACAAGGGTATCGACCTGATGAAGCAGGGTATCGCCAAGGGCGTGTCGAAAAATCCTGACGACGCCAAGCTGCGCCTGGGCTACGCCCTGGCCATGGCCGGCAAGAAGGACGAATCGATCAAGCTGCTCGAAACCATCCAGGGCGATGACGGCCGCGCCGACCTGGCCCGCTTCTGGATCATGTACCAGAACAAGCCAGCCGCTGCACCAGCTGCCAAGTAA
- the nagZ gene encoding beta-N-acetylhexosaminidase: MTDKNDLNPNDVRQLAGQLIMIRFPGTELDAATAGFIKANGIRAVCLFRGNMTDATQLSKLTADLRAVMGPESLIAIDQEGGAVVRATWVPAPPSAMGLGAADDAGLAQRTGAAVARAIKSLGFNWNFAPVLDLNNNPYNPVIAERSFGADPQRAAELALAWMAGSHAEGVACCVKHFPGHGDTNVDSHRDLPTVDKPVLELERMELAPFRTAAAHAPAMMTAHIVYPTLDADNPATMSRAILHDLLRDQWQYRGIIITDGMDMHAIAHRYGVGNAAVRALTAGADMVMALGTPQTQEETLAAIAAAIASGELPIDEVQQRLARLAALARDYPCSQPPYLIDAADRVVMAEGWRRALTAHGDPQRPAPGAKLRLVVRQDVVSDGVSEAGVPAARVADSLRRLYDVELLTYADADAFDWTALPQDGRFTILASTSRLRYGEHARRTWRPDLHLALWNPYQALDIAAPALLTYGFAAPALDAVNDWFAGELPASGRTPVPGFGAPPPTHT; this comes from the coding sequence GTGACCGATAAAAACGATTTAAACCCGAACGATGTACGCCAACTGGCCGGCCAGCTGATCATGATCCGCTTCCCCGGCACCGAGCTCGATGCCGCCACCGCCGGCTTCATCAAGGCCAACGGCATCCGCGCCGTGTGCCTGTTTCGCGGCAATATGACCGACGCCACCCAGTTGTCCAAACTGACGGCCGACCTGCGCGCCGTGATGGGGCCGGAGTCGCTGATCGCCATCGACCAGGAAGGCGGCGCCGTGGTGCGCGCCACCTGGGTGCCGGCGCCGCCGTCGGCCATGGGCCTGGGCGCGGCCGACGATGCCGGCCTGGCGCAGCGCACCGGGGCGGCAGTGGCGCGCGCCATCAAATCGCTCGGTTTCAACTGGAACTTCGCGCCGGTACTGGACCTCAACAACAACCCGTACAACCCGGTGATCGCCGAGCGCTCGTTTGGGGCCGATCCACAGCGCGCCGCCGAACTGGCGCTGGCCTGGATGGCCGGCAGCCATGCAGAAGGCGTGGCCTGCTGCGTCAAGCACTTCCCCGGCCATGGCGACACCAACGTCGATTCGCACCGCGACCTGCCCACGGTGGACAAGCCGGTGCTTGAGCTGGAGCGGATGGAACTGGCGCCGTTCCGCACCGCCGCTGCACATGCGCCGGCCATGATGACCGCGCATATCGTCTATCCCACGCTCGACGCCGACAACCCCGCCACCATGTCGCGCGCCATCCTGCACGACCTGCTGCGCGACCAGTGGCAGTATCGCGGCATCATCATCACCGACGGCATGGACATGCATGCGATTGCGCACCGCTACGGCGTGGGCAACGCGGCCGTGCGCGCGCTCACGGCCGGCGCCGACATGGTGATGGCGCTGGGCACACCGCAAACGCAGGAAGAAACCCTGGCGGCGATTGCCGCCGCCATCGCCTCGGGCGAACTGCCGATCGATGAAGTACAGCAGCGGCTCGCGCGGCTGGCGGCGCTGGCGCGCGACTACCCGTGCAGCCAGCCGCCTTACCTGATTGATGCCGCCGACCGCGTGGTAATGGCCGAAGGCTGGCGCCGCGCACTCACCGCGCATGGCGATCCGCAGCGCCCCGCTCCGGGCGCCAAGCTGCGCCTGGTGGTACGCCAGGACGTGGTCAGCGACGGCGTATCGGAAGCGGGCGTGCCGGCAGCACGGGTGGCCGACTCGCTGCGCCGCCTGTACGACGTCGAACTGCTGACGTATGCCGATGCCGACGCCTTCGACTGGACCGCGCTGCCGCAGGACGGCCGTTTTACCATCCTGGCGTCCACCTCGCGCCTGCGCTACGGCGAACATGCGCGCCGCACCTGGCGTCCCGATTTGCACCTGGCGCTGTGGAACCCGTACCAGGCGCTCGACATCGCCGCGCCGGCCCTGCTCACCTACGGCTTCGCGGCGCCCGCGCTCGACGCCGTCAACGACTGGTTCGCGGGCGAACTGCCAGCGTCCGGCCGCACACCGGTGCCGGGCTTCGGCGCGCCCCCGCCGACGCACACTTGA
- a CDS encoding RNA-binding S4 domain-containing protein, translating into MQKVSFELNGEFVELNQLLKLVGLCDSGGAGKMMVASGDVKVDGKQELRKTAKIRAGQQVTVGDIRISVDPV; encoded by the coding sequence ATGCAGAAAGTCAGTTTTGAGTTGAATGGGGAATTTGTTGAGTTGAATCAGTTGCTCAAGCTCGTGGGGCTGTGCGACAGCGGCGGCGCCGGCAAGATGATGGTGGCCAGCGGCGACGTCAAGGTGGACGGCAAGCAGGAGCTGCGCAAGACCGCCAAGATCCGCGCCGGCCAGCAGGTCACCGTGGGCGACATCCGTATCAGCGTCGATCCCGTATGA
- a CDS encoding BadF/BadG/BcrA/BcrD ATPase family protein encodes MIEFLIGVDGGGSGTRACLAHSPHQASGIPVHLGAGTAGPSGLSLGIANAWTAVEQAIAAAFASAGLPVAPRTAIGLGLGLAGVHNRQWAAQFTAANPGYASLALASDGHTTVLGAHDGAAGAIIALGTGSVGEVRLADGRHLEVGGWGFPSGDEAGGAWIGLHAINHMQQSFDGRRPADAFADAVAQACGVAPGGPRDPAAREILQQWLAAASQTRYAQLAPVVLQHAASNDAARAILQAAGTQVARLAHAMDADGTLPIALCGGLAAPLRPYLPPALLARVVPARGDSAAGALRLIHQHLNQ; translated from the coding sequence ATGATCGAATTTCTCATCGGCGTGGACGGCGGCGGCAGCGGCACCCGCGCCTGCCTGGCCCATTCCCCCCACCAAGCTTCCGGCATACCGGTCCACCTCGGCGCCGGCACGGCCGGCCCTTCCGGCCTGTCGCTCGGCATTGCCAACGCCTGGACCGCCGTCGAACAGGCTATCGCTGCCGCCTTTGCAAGCGCTGGCCTGCCAGTGGCGCCGCGCACGGCGATCGGGCTGGGCCTGGGGCTGGCCGGCGTGCATAACCGGCAATGGGCGGCGCAGTTCACCGCCGCCAATCCCGGCTACGCCAGCCTGGCGCTGGCATCGGACGGCCACACCACCGTGCTGGGCGCGCATGACGGCGCGGCCGGCGCCATCATCGCGCTGGGCACGGGCAGCGTGGGCGAAGTCAGGCTGGCCGATGGCCGTCACCTGGAAGTAGGCGGCTGGGGTTTCCCGTCCGGCGACGAAGCGGGCGGCGCCTGGATCGGGCTGCACGCCATCAATCACATGCAGCAAAGTTTCGACGGCCGGCGGCCAGCAGACGCGTTTGCCGACGCCGTGGCGCAAGCGTGCGGCGTGGCGCCAGGCGGGCCCCGCGATCCGGCCGCACGGGAAATCCTCCAGCAATGGCTGGCCGCCGCCTCGCAAACCAGGTATGCGCAACTGGCGCCGGTGGTGCTGCAACATGCCGCCTCGAACGACGCCGCCCGCGCCATCCTGCAGGCAGCGGGAACCCAGGTGGCGCGCCTGGCCCACGCCATGGATGCCGACGGCACGCTGCCGATCGCCCTGTGCGGCGGGCTGGCCGCGCCGCTGCGCCCGTATTTGCCGCCGGCGCTGCTGGCGCGCGTGGTGCCCGCGCGCGGCGATTCGGCCGCTGGCGCGCTGCGCTTGATCCACCAGCATCTGAACCAATAA
- a CDS encoding YjfB family protein produces the protein MDVSNIAQLATSISDTGNKQAVGIAVLKKAQDIQASSANALIEAIPPVPSAPRLPSNLGNTINTTA, from the coding sequence ATGGACGTTTCCAACATTGCCCAGCTTGCAACCAGCATTTCCGACACCGGCAACAAACAGGCGGTGGGAATTGCCGTTTTGAAAAAGGCGCAGGATATCCAGGCGTCCAGCGCCAATGCGCTGATCGAGGCGATTCCGCCGGTGCCATCGGCGCCGCGCCTGCCTTCCAACCTCGGCAACACCATCAATACCACCGCCTGA
- a CDS encoding BufA1 family periplasmic bufferin-type metallophore, which produces MNQRHALIAAALAAVCTASTATAATPSMAGSADTEKCYGVAKAGQNDCAAADGSHSCAGQATTDNAPVEWKNVPKGTCDKVGGKTTPPAK; this is translated from the coding sequence ATGAACCAACGCCACGCCCTGATCGCCGCCGCCCTGGCAGCTGTTTGCACCGCCAGCACGGCCACCGCTGCCACCCCATCCATGGCCGGCTCGGCTGATACCGAAAAATGCTATGGCGTTGCCAAGGCCGGCCAGAACGACTGCGCCGCGGCCGACGGCTCGCATTCCTGCGCAGGCCAGGCCACGACCGATAACGCCCCGGTCGAATGGAAAAACGTTCCCAAGGGAACCTGCGACAAAGTCGGCGGCAAGACCACGCCACCCGCCAAGTAA
- the bufB gene encoding MNIO family bufferin maturase, which yields MPASGSRAFGVGVGLRAPHHRQFLDDRPAVDWLEVHTENYLDQSGRDWHVLQQLRRAYPVSLHGVGLGLGSARGFSMQHLERVRALVRNIEPCLVSEHLCWGAVGDRHLNDLLPLILDAAALDLLCDRVDQVQNALQRQLLLENVSTYARFHGDSMSEAQFLAALAARTGCGLLLDINNLYVNQCNHGEDALEALLAIAPGTVGELHLGGHLVTPQAVIDHHGAAVAEPVWQLYAAALERFGAVPTLVEWDTEIPPLGVLLDEAAKARALQHSQLVEPVAFSSHQIVSPQHSYLLAPVAQHDIVTLVGPGAGDSAAASGVDRSTAGHGADGSAATLVPGQQLFADALLNLEAAPPALALWREHPHNRHRLALYRGNLAATATKALTAAYPVIAALVGTEFFGALAHAYVRARPSHDGDLNRFGGQLGEFLDDFPHAAQLPYLADMARLEWAVHRAHYAADAEHVTAQQLGELAPAQLEAVRLRLHDACVPMRFDWAVVSLWLAHQPEPTNDFPTDMAVQEAGVVARPGWRVQVGALGAGGYAALTVLRAGGTFGAALDAAFDVEGDFDVAGQLRLWLDLQLIVATERQTEPS from the coding sequence GTGCCTGCCTCTGGATCACGCGCCTTCGGCGTGGGCGTCGGCTTGCGCGCGCCGCACCACCGGCAGTTTCTCGACGACCGGCCGGCGGTGGACTGGCTCGAAGTTCACACCGAAAACTACCTCGACCAATCGGGCCGCGACTGGCATGTGCTGCAACAGTTGCGGCGCGCTTATCCGGTCAGCTTGCATGGCGTGGGGCTGGGCCTGGGCTCGGCGCGCGGCTTTTCCATGCAGCACCTCGAGCGCGTCCGTGCGCTGGTGCGCAACATCGAGCCGTGCCTGGTATCCGAGCATTTGTGCTGGGGCGCGGTGGGCGACCGCCACCTCAACGACCTGCTGCCTTTGATACTGGACGCCGCCGCGCTCGACCTGCTGTGCGACCGCGTGGACCAGGTGCAAAACGCATTGCAACGGCAACTGCTGCTGGAAAACGTTTCCACCTACGCCAGGTTCCATGGCGACAGCATGAGCGAGGCGCAGTTCCTGGCCGCGCTGGCGGCACGCACCGGCTGCGGCTTGCTGCTCGACATCAACAACCTGTACGTCAACCAGTGCAACCACGGTGAAGACGCGCTTGAAGCGTTGCTCGCGATCGCCCCCGGCACGGTAGGCGAACTGCACCTGGGCGGCCACCTGGTCACACCGCAAGCAGTGATCGACCACCACGGCGCCGCCGTCGCCGAGCCCGTGTGGCAACTGTATGCTGCTGCGCTGGAGCGCTTTGGCGCCGTACCGACCCTGGTCGAGTGGGACACCGAAATCCCGCCACTGGGCGTGTTGCTGGACGAGGCGGCGAAGGCGAGGGCGCTGCAGCACAGCCAACTGGTCGAACCGGTGGCGTTTTCCAGCCACCAGATAGTGTCGCCGCAGCACAGCTACTTGCTTGCACCGGTGGCGCAACATGATATCGTCACCTTGGTTGGACCTGGTGCGGGCGATAGTGCGGCCGCTTCGGGCGTGGACCGCAGCACAGCCGGTCACGGCGCAGACGGCAGTGCCGCCACGCTTGTCCCAGGCCAGCAACTGTTCGCTGACGCTTTGCTGAACCTGGAAGCCGCGCCGCCGGCGCTGGCGTTATGGCGCGAGCATCCGCACAATCGGCACCGGCTGGCGCTGTATCGCGGCAACCTGGCTGCCACCGCGACCAAGGCATTGACGGCTGCCTACCCGGTCATTGCCGCGCTGGTCGGGACCGAATTTTTCGGTGCGCTGGCCCATGCCTATGTGCGCGCCCGGCCGTCGCACGATGGCGACCTCAATCGCTTCGGCGGCCAACTGGGCGAATTCCTCGACGATTTTCCGCACGCGGCCCAATTGCCTTACCTGGCCGACATGGCGCGCCTGGAATGGGCCGTGCACCGCGCCCACTATGCGGCCGACGCGGAACATGTGACGGCGCAGCAACTGGGCGAGCTGGCGCCGGCGCAACTGGAAGCGGTCCGGCTGCGCCTGCACGACGCCTGCGTGCCGATGCGGTTCGACTGGGCGGTGGTGTCGCTCTGGCTGGCGCACCAGCCAGAGCCCACCAACGATTTTCCCACCGACATGGCAGTGCAGGAAGCTGGTGTGGTGGCGCGTCCCGGCTGGCGCGTGCAGGTAGGTGCGCTCGGCGCGGGTGGCTATGCCGCGTTGACGGTGTTGCGCGCGGGCGGCACCTTCGGGGCTGCGCTCGATGCGGCGTTCGACGTGGAAGGGGATTTCGATGTGGCGGGGCAGTTGCGCCTGTGGCTGGACCTGCAACTGATCGTCGCTACAGAACGCCAGACTGAACCTTCATAG
- a CDS encoding general secretion pathway protein GspB, with amino-acid sequence MSYILEALKKAQAERQLGSSPTIHAPTLQAGAHTAASGRLKRPVMLALVAMAVVIVVLLVLMLRPASLVAPAVSSAPAAPAMPAGSVDAVASTPQQPVPAPQLPAALPEPVTALPPPVATVTTPLAQPSTSPEKSATALAQQSTPLARPSTPAAASMASPAPAAMPAPATAARGEEPVLNLRELPEPIQRAIPPVTVGGYIYSRNAADRLLLVDKILRREGEEVAPGLLLEKLNPKEAVFNYKGYRYRVPY; translated from the coding sequence ATGTCTTACATCCTGGAAGCGCTGAAAAAAGCGCAAGCCGAACGTCAACTCGGCAGCTCTCCCACCATCCACGCGCCCACCTTGCAGGCCGGCGCGCATACCGCTGCCTCCGGCCGCCTCAAGAGGCCGGTAATGCTGGCGCTGGTGGCGATGGCGGTTGTCATCGTGGTGCTGCTGGTCTTGATGCTACGGCCGGCTTCGCTGGTAGCGCCTGCTGTCTCCAGCGCACCGGCTGCACCGGCTATGCCGGCTGGTTCTGTGGACGCTGTTGCCTCCACGCCGCAGCAACCGGTGCCAGCGCCACAACTGCCAGCGGCGCTGCCGGAGCCAGTTACCGCGCTGCCGCCACCGGTCGCCACGGTGACGACGCCGCTCGCGCAACCGTCGACGTCGCCGGAAAAATCGGCGACCGCGCTGGCGCAACAGTCAACCCCGCTGGCGCGGCCATCGACGCCGGCGGCTGCATCGATGGCATCCCCGGCGCCGGCTGCCATGCCTGCGCCAGCAACCGCCGCCAGGGGGGAGGAGCCGGTGCTCAATCTGCGAGAACTGCCGGAACCGATACAGCGCGCGATTCCTCCGGTGACGGTGGGCGGCTACATATACTCCAGGAATGCCGCCGACCGGCTGCTGCTGGTGGACAAGATCCTGCGCCGCGAGGGCGAGGAAGTGGCGCCGGGCCTGTTGCTGGAAAAGCTGAACCCGAAAGAAGCCGTGTTCAATTACAAGGGCTACAGGTACCGCGTCCCGTATTGA